The proteins below are encoded in one region of Puntigrus tetrazona isolate hp1 chromosome 5, ASM1883169v1, whole genome shotgun sequence:
- the si:ch211-215c18.3 gene encoding uncharacterized protein si:ch211-215c18.3 isoform X1 yields the protein MTSYPWLAARFVLLACLSFMAGVITAADPYQKPSFLDFNSWFWNTPRGPQMYSCLTYIERNLRVDCEFPETHKIPGPFCEFKQDGRLMGSTYPNTPVHMIPPIETRRRANVTLVSPNICRLTWMPMSDDRAYTYTCRVYQGSTWKENSMAYHQRNLLVCSALSVFLHTGPWMLAVVISLPVSLGLLSE from the exons ATGACGTCTTATCCTTGGCTAGCAGCTCGTTTTGTGTTGT TAGCATGTCTGTCGTTTATGGCGGGTGTGATCACCGCAGCAGATCCATACCAGAAACCCAGCTTCTTGGATTTTAACTCTTGGTTCTGGAACACCCCTCGAGGGCCACAGATGTACTCCTGCCTTACTTACATCGAGAGGAACCTCCGGGTGGATTGCGAATTCCCAGAGACCCACAAGATCCCGGGGCCATTCTGCGAGTTCAAACAGGACGGCCGACTCATGGGCTCTACCTACCCAAACACCCCGGTCCACATGATCCCGCCTATCGAGACCCGACGCCGAGCCAACGTGACCCTGGTGTCACCTAACATCTGTCGCCTCACCTGGATGCCCATGTCCGATGACCGAGCATACACCTACACCTGCAGGGTTTATCAGGGCAGCACCTGGAAGGAGAACAGCATGGCATACCACCAAA GAAATCTTCTGGTGTGCTCCGCGTTAAGCGTATTCCTTCACACCGGACCGTGGATGCTTGCGGTCGTGATATCGCTTCCTGTTTCCCTTGGGCTTCTCTCGGAATGA
- the thy1 gene encoding thy-1 membrane glycoprotein — protein sequence MIYYTAFAAFLLLGLASAQSSLQLSSCLTKDQNLNLSCKFTPSSGPKTCYFMTENKLVGSTNASSVPDSTFKNRATVSIVENVCNLNLNGFADDKPKNYTCYIKQTSTASAFVLVDKSKLQTCSAWCVMQHSGAALLLAFLTFPLLEFLWV from the exons ATGATTTACTATACTGCCTTTGCTGCCTTTTTACTGCTGG gtCTTGCATCTGCCCAGTCTTCCCTACAGTTGTCGTCCTGTTTGACTAAAGACCAAAACCTGAACCTGTCCTGCAAGTTCACTCCATCTTCAGGCCCCAAGACCTGCTACTTCATGACAGAGAATAAGTTGGTTGGCTCTACCAACGCGAGCAGCGTCCCAGACAGCACCTTCAAAAACCGTGCCACTGTCAGTATCGTGGAAAATGTGTGTAACCTGAATTTGAACGGTTTCGCCGACGACAAACCCAAAAACTACACCTGTTACATCAAACAAACTTCAACCGCGTCTGCTTTTGTACTTGTGGACAAGA GTAAGCTTCAGACTTGTTCTGCCTGGTGTGTCATGCAACACAGTGGAGCAGCGCTCCTGCTAGCTTTTCTCACTTTCCCGTTGTTGGAGTTTCTCTGGGTCTAG
- the usf1l gene encoding upstream transcription factor 1, like isoform X1, whose amino-acid sequence MKSECLLLTTNGNHNSPDPEDSPILQDGVAETADDPLAITAIQSAAAFSADPQIKYHLLKTEGTGGQVTYRVIHLADGQVEGQADGAAAVSVVTGFPTVTQAATPPVTQAVISQSESLEGETSETQYYYPATLSDTAASTMVTNLHTADSVLSQTTSAGQLYVMMSPQEVLATTQQSKSGTQRGSRDDKRRAQHNEVERRRRDKINNWIVQLSKTIPDCNIDATKNGQSKGGILSKACDYIQEMRQSNARLEEELNTVERLRMDNQLLKQEMEEWKSKNQMIRAQLRQHGIVAASMDSQ is encoded by the exons ATGAAGTCTGAATGTTTGCTGCTAACAACAAACGG gaACCACAACAGTCCTGATCCTGAAGATTCTCCCATACTGCAAGACG GTGTTGCCGAAACCGCAGACGACCCACTGGCTATCACAGCCATCCAGTCTGCTGCCGCATTCTCCGCAGATCCACAAATTAAGTATCATCTTTTAAAAACGGAAGGAACAGGGGGCCAG GTGACATACCGAGTGATCCACTTGGCTGACGGGCAGGTAGAAGGGCAGGCGGATGGGGCTGCAGCGGTCAGCGTGGTGACTGGGTTTCCCACAGTAACTCAGGCAGCCACACCGCCTGTAACACAG GCCGTAATCTCTCAGTCTGAGAGTCTGGAGGGAGAGACGTCTGAGACTCAATATTACTATCCTGCCACCCTCTCTGACACAGCTGCCAGCACCATGGTCACCAATCTCCACACAGCTGATTCGGTACTATCTCAGACAACCTCGGCAG GTCAGCTCTACGTAATGATGTCACCTCAGGAAGTTCTGGCCACAACACAGCAGAG TAAGTCGGGAACACAGCGTGGTTCCAGGGATGACAAGCGGAGGGCTCAGCACAATGAAG tgGAACGCAGACGGAGGGACAAGATCAACAACTGGATTGTCCAGCTTTCCAAAACAATCCCTGACTGCAACATAGATGCAACCAAAAATGGTCAA AGTAAGGGTGGGATCTTGTCCAAAGCGTGTGACTATATCCAAGAGATGCGTCAGAGCAATGCACGGCTGGAGGAGGAACTCAATACTGTGGAAAGACTGAGGATGGACAATCAGCTTCTCAAACAAGAG ATGGAGGAGTGGAAATCAAAGAATCAGATGATCAGAGCCCAGTTAAGACAGCATGGCATAGTGGCAGCATCAATGGACTCTCAGTGA
- the usf1l gene encoding upstream transcription factor 1, like isoform X2 yields the protein MKNHNSPDPEDSPILQDGVAETADDPLAITAIQSAAAFSADPQIKYHLLKTEGTGGQVTYRVIHLADGQVEGQADGAAAVSVVTGFPTVTQAATPPVTQAVISQSESLEGETSETQYYYPATLSDTAASTMVTNLHTADSVLSQTTSAGQLYVMMSPQEVLATTQQSKSGTQRGSRDDKRRAQHNEVERRRRDKINNWIVQLSKTIPDCNIDATKNGQSKGGILSKACDYIQEMRQSNARLEEELNTVERLRMDNQLLKQEMEEWKSKNQMIRAQLRQHGIVAASMDSQ from the exons ATGAA gaACCACAACAGTCCTGATCCTGAAGATTCTCCCATACTGCAAGACG GTGTTGCCGAAACCGCAGACGACCCACTGGCTATCACAGCCATCCAGTCTGCTGCCGCATTCTCCGCAGATCCACAAATTAAGTATCATCTTTTAAAAACGGAAGGAACAGGGGGCCAG GTGACATACCGAGTGATCCACTTGGCTGACGGGCAGGTAGAAGGGCAGGCGGATGGGGCTGCAGCGGTCAGCGTGGTGACTGGGTTTCCCACAGTAACTCAGGCAGCCACACCGCCTGTAACACAG GCCGTAATCTCTCAGTCTGAGAGTCTGGAGGGAGAGACGTCTGAGACTCAATATTACTATCCTGCCACCCTCTCTGACACAGCTGCCAGCACCATGGTCACCAATCTCCACACAGCTGATTCGGTACTATCTCAGACAACCTCGGCAG GTCAGCTCTACGTAATGATGTCACCTCAGGAAGTTCTGGCCACAACACAGCAGAG TAAGTCGGGAACACAGCGTGGTTCCAGGGATGACAAGCGGAGGGCTCAGCACAATGAAG tgGAACGCAGACGGAGGGACAAGATCAACAACTGGATTGTCCAGCTTTCCAAAACAATCCCTGACTGCAACATAGATGCAACCAAAAATGGTCAA AGTAAGGGTGGGATCTTGTCCAAAGCGTGTGACTATATCCAAGAGATGCGTCAGAGCAATGCACGGCTGGAGGAGGAACTCAATACTGTGGAAAGACTGAGGATGGACAATCAGCTTCTCAAACAAGAG ATGGAGGAGTGGAAATCAAAGAATCAGATGATCAGAGCCCAGTTAAGACAGCATGGCATAGTGGCAGCATCAATGGACTCTCAGTGA
- the si:ch211-215c18.3 gene encoding uncharacterized protein si:ch211-215c18.3 isoform X2 encodes MTSYPWLAARFVLSCLSFMAGVITAADPYQKPSFLDFNSWFWNTPRGPQMYSCLTYIERNLRVDCEFPETHKIPGPFCEFKQDGRLMGSTYPNTPVHMIPPIETRRRANVTLVSPNICRLTWMPMSDDRAYTYTCRVYQGSTWKENSMAYHQRNLLVCSALSVFLHTGPWMLAVVISLPVSLGLLSE; translated from the exons ATGACGTCTTATCCTTGGCTAGCAGCTCGTTTTGTGTTGT CATGTCTGTCGTTTATGGCGGGTGTGATCACCGCAGCAGATCCATACCAGAAACCCAGCTTCTTGGATTTTAACTCTTGGTTCTGGAACACCCCTCGAGGGCCACAGATGTACTCCTGCCTTACTTACATCGAGAGGAACCTCCGGGTGGATTGCGAATTCCCAGAGACCCACAAGATCCCGGGGCCATTCTGCGAGTTCAAACAGGACGGCCGACTCATGGGCTCTACCTACCCAAACACCCCGGTCCACATGATCCCGCCTATCGAGACCCGACGCCGAGCCAACGTGACCCTGGTGTCACCTAACATCTGTCGCCTCACCTGGATGCCCATGTCCGATGACCGAGCATACACCTACACCTGCAGGGTTTATCAGGGCAGCACCTGGAAGGAGAACAGCATGGCATACCACCAAA GAAATCTTCTGGTGTGCTCCGCGTTAAGCGTATTCCTTCACACCGGACCGTGGATGCTTGCGGTCGTGATATCGCTTCCTGTTTCCCTTGGGCTTCTCTCGGAATGA